The following proteins come from a genomic window of Carcharodon carcharias isolate sCarCar2 chromosome 10, sCarCar2.pri, whole genome shotgun sequence:
- the LOC121283425 gene encoding 60S ribosomal protein L21-like, translating into MTNTRGKRRGTRYMFARPFWKHGPVPLSTYFRIYRKGDIVDIKGTGTVQKGMPHKCYHGKTGRIYNVTQHAVGIIINKQVKGKILAKRINVRIEHIKHSRSRDSFLQRVKTNEEAKRAAKEKGTWVELKRQPAEPRKAHFVRTKANKPQLLEPIPYEFMA; encoded by the coding sequence ATGACGAACACCAGGGGTAAGAGGAGGGGGACCCGATATATGTTTGCAAGGCCTTTCTGGAAACATGGGCCTGTTCCTCTTTCTACTTATTTCCGTATCTACAGGAAAGGCGACATTGTTGACATTAAGGGCACAGGCACTGTACAAAAGGGTATGCCCCACAAATGTTACCACGGCAAGACTGGAAGAATTTAtaatgttacacagcatgctgtAGGTATAATTATCAACAAACAAGTCAAGGGCAAGATCCTTGCCAAAAGAATCAATGTGCGTATTGAGCACATCaagcattcaagaagtagggACAGCTTTCTGCAGCGTGTGAAAACGAATGAAGAAGCAAAGAGAGCGGCTAAGGAGAAGGGGACCTGGGTTGAGCTGAAACGCCAGCCTGCTGAGCCCAGAAAGGCACACTTTGTACGAACCAAGGCAAACAAGCCACAGTTGCTAGAACCAATTCCGTATGAGTTCATGGCATAA